From a single Planococcus shenhongbingii genomic region:
- a CDS encoding GlcG/HbpS family heme-binding protein has translation MSEFITAIESKNISLALATKLLEAAAEKGKEMGIPFSIAIVDRVGNLKAFSAMDNAPVLSLDIAQNKAFSAATYNRATHEWYDRLKDDPPLLHGLVHTERLVIFGGGYPIKINDELIGGIGVSGGHYSHDMQVCEAALEVLSELTSKVV, from the coding sequence ATTAGCGAATTCATCACAGCAATCGAGTCGAAAAACATTAGCCTGGCATTAGCCACAAAATTACTGGAAGCAGCAGCAGAAAAAGGCAAGGAAATGGGCATACCGTTCAGCATCGCCATCGTGGACCGTGTCGGTAACTTGAAAGCTTTTTCGGCAATGGACAATGCACCTGTATTGAGCCTGGATATTGCACAGAACAAAGCGTTCTCTGCAGCAACGTATAACCGTGCCACTCATGAATGGTACGACCGTTTGAAAGACGATCCACCCCTTTTGCATGGCTTGGTCCATACAGAGCGTCTAGTGATTTTCGGTGGCGGTTATCCAATCAAAATCAACGATGAATTGATTGGCGGCATCGGTGTCAGCGGCGGCCATTACTCTCATGATATGCAAGTATGCGAAGCGGCTTTAGAAGTGTTAAGCGAATTGACTTCAAAGGTAGTGTAA
- a CDS encoding VOC family protein, with the protein MKPEIAKLGYISLVSADLEKSLIFFKDVIGLEETEEKDGVHYLRAWGDFQHHTLSIEQGDRGYVKHIGWRTKKKEDVQGFKELLETNGVAASDVEAWKTPGIGASIAFQVPSGHTFHFYYDVERPPVDEHRRSVLKNQTYKSWAKGVSPRRLDHVNLHTSADSSDTYSFMENILGFKMREFLANDAGDVLAGWMSVTQLVHDVALVSRPETPTKARLHHISYWLDDSQDILRAADILREHNFEFVGPGKHSISQALYLYVTDPGSGCRVELFTGSYLIFEPDWEPIHWHESERAFGNTYWGDSITNKELVKETIEAL; encoded by the coding sequence GTGAAACCTGAAATTGCAAAACTGGGTTATATTTCATTGGTATCGGCCGATTTGGAAAAGTCGCTGATATTCTTCAAAGACGTAATCGGTTTGGAAGAAACTGAAGAAAAAGACGGGGTCCATTATTTGCGGGCATGGGGAGACTTTCAGCATCATACCTTGTCCATTGAACAAGGGGACCGCGGCTATGTAAAGCATATCGGCTGGCGCACCAAGAAAAAAGAGGACGTCCAAGGCTTTAAAGAGCTTCTGGAAACGAACGGTGTGGCAGCAAGCGATGTAGAAGCCTGGAAAACGCCGGGCATCGGAGCATCCATTGCATTTCAAGTGCCAAGCGGCCATACCTTCCACTTTTACTATGATGTGGAGCGGCCGCCGGTGGATGAGCATCGCCGTTCCGTACTGAAAAATCAGACGTATAAATCCTGGGCAAAAGGGGTGTCGCCTCGCCGGCTGGATCACGTCAATCTCCATACTTCGGCAGATTCATCCGACACTTATTCCTTTATGGAAAATATACTCGGGTTTAAAATGCGTGAGTTTTTAGCGAACGATGCGGGAGATGTACTGGCTGGCTGGATGAGCGTTACGCAATTAGTGCACGACGTGGCGCTCGTTTCACGGCCGGAAACTCCGACGAAAGCGCGTCTGCACCATATCTCTTACTGGCTGGACGACTCACAGGATATTCTGCGCGCAGCTGATATTCTGCGGGAACATAATTTTGAATTCGTGGGTCCTGGAAAACATTCCATTTCCCAAGCCCTGTACTTATATGTAACGGATCCAGGCAGCGGCTGCCGCGTAGAATTGTTCACGGGCAGTTATTTGATATTCGAACCTGACTGGGAGCCAATCCATTGGCATGAAAGTGAACGTGCTTTCGGCAATACGTATTGGGGCGACAGCATCACAAACAAAGAGCTTGTAAAAGAGACGATTGAGGCATTGTAA
- a CDS encoding aspartate/glutamate racemase family protein, translating to MKIWHQSLTSIEQVPAYRDAVISHIQKVARPDVEVVLHGMASETYPSDYPGHFITYAYLQNLHKEQFIRNALIAESAGYDCMFIGTIPDVGLLEARTLVDIPVIGYGQASFHIASMLGDRIGIVNFLEPLADQLRSNAERYGLGNKLGPIVQTSIGFYDVLAGFENPQPVIDSFIASAEKAIALGADVIVPGEGPLNVFLAAHGISRIGDVPVVDSFAAGIKMCESLTDLKVNSGVTLTRKGYFNAKPPEDAVKKLRAFYNQESDIHAGLDYGLSVKAGVNI from the coding sequence TTGAAAATTTGGCATCAGAGTTTGACGTCTATTGAACAAGTGCCGGCTTATCGGGATGCGGTCATCAGCCACATCCAGAAAGTGGCACGGCCGGATGTGGAAGTTGTGCTTCACGGCATGGCAAGTGAAACGTATCCGAGCGATTATCCAGGCCATTTTATCACTTATGCTTATTTGCAGAACTTGCATAAAGAGCAATTTATCCGCAATGCGTTAATTGCGGAAAGCGCCGGCTACGATTGTATGTTTATCGGCACTATTCCGGATGTCGGTTTGCTTGAGGCACGGACATTGGTTGATATTCCGGTGATTGGATATGGGCAGGCTTCTTTCCATATTGCCTCCATGCTCGGGGACCGCATCGGCATCGTTAATTTCCTGGAGCCGCTGGCGGATCAATTGCGCAGCAATGCGGAACGCTACGGCCTTGGCAATAAATTAGGGCCGATCGTCCAGACTTCCATCGGTTTCTACGATGTACTGGCAGGCTTTGAAAATCCCCAGCCGGTCATCGACAGCTTTATCGCAAGTGCGGAGAAAGCAATCGCTCTTGGCGCTGATGTGATCGTACCTGGCGAAGGGCCATTGAATGTCTTTTTAGCTGCACATGGGATTTCCCGGATCGGCGATGTGCCGGTTGTGGATTCTTTTGCAGCGGGAATCAAGATGTGTGAAAGCTTAACAGACCTTAAAGTGAATTCAGGCGTAACGCTTACCCGCAAAGGGTATTTCAATGCAAAGCCGCCAGAAGACGCAGTGAAAAAACTGCGTGCGTTCTACAACCAGGAAAGCGATATTCATGCCGGCCTGGATTACGGCCTATCTGTTAAAGCGGGCGTCAATATCTGA
- a CDS encoding alpha/beta fold hydrolase, whose product MTLLTNTVTQEIVQTENFATYLNRSGEQNTETILFLHGSGPGVTAFANWRRALEEVGENFHCLAPDLYGFGKSSHPDVPLKNRQQWTDQWVKQTIELLDHLKLEKVHVVGNSLGCSIAIELLLEYPERFDQVVLMGPGGTPNTKLSFELARAKGFYDNPSKKKLKQIMSWFVYDEKAMQPVIDSILDVRFDTAMQPEVHRSNDSIFSTAAVPVPVVALNRIENEVLLVHGLNDKVCSVESSYYLAQHLKNAQLHVFGQCGHWAQLEKKDSFHELIQSFFKKKI is encoded by the coding sequence ATGACTTTATTGACAAATACCGTGACACAGGAAATTGTTCAAACAGAGAATTTTGCTACTTATTTAAACCGTTCAGGCGAACAGAACACGGAGACGATTTTGTTCTTGCACGGTTCAGGTCCAGGAGTGACAGCTTTCGCCAATTGGCGGAGAGCGCTTGAAGAAGTGGGAGAAAACTTTCATTGCTTAGCGCCGGATCTATACGGTTTTGGCAAAAGCAGCCATCCCGACGTACCGCTGAAAAATCGCCAGCAATGGACGGATCAATGGGTCAAGCAGACAATTGAACTGCTGGACCATTTGAAACTTGAAAAAGTGCATGTGGTCGGCAATTCACTTGGCTGTTCAATCGCTATTGAATTATTGCTGGAATACCCGGAACGTTTTGATCAAGTGGTGCTGATGGGTCCTGGAGGCACGCCTAATACCAAATTGAGTTTTGAACTGGCGCGCGCGAAAGGGTTTTATGACAATCCTTCCAAAAAGAAATTAAAGCAGATTATGAGCTGGTTTGTTTATGACGAAAAAGCGATGCAGCCGGTCATCGACAGCATTCTGGATGTCCGCTTTGACACAGCGATGCAGCCGGAAGTGCACCGCTCAAACGATTCGATTTTCTCCACAGCTGCTGTTCCGGTGCCGGTTGTGGCGCTGAACCGCATCGAGAACGAAGTGCTTTTGGTCCATGGCTTGAACGATAAAGTTTGCTCAGTCGAGTCAAGTTATTATTTGGCCCAGCATTTGAAAAATGCACAGCTGCATGTTTTCGGGCAATGCGGCCATTGGGCGCAGCTTGAGAAGAAAGACAGTTTCCATGAACTCATCCAATCATTCTTCAAAAAGAAAATATAA
- a CDS encoding V4R domain-containing protein — protein MRKLETFDQSEDKKISTTSATFGLLRKELIENLGVQRAKSFLLRYGWNLGKAHAIDVLKVGGTTEEMLEKAGALHYETGQISELISKREVIVDEHGEVERISAKGEWVDSFEVAEHVKNHGISDCPVCHTLTGFGSGFTSTITGRRVFLREIECRGKGDATCTFEMKLEEDWDNEDMKEEIQLYQESRFIDELNYTYEQLLDRKNFIEKASAFHETLTTRLSDGDSIEEMISTIYEALNIPVSIEDLNFHPRVYRGIDEIQYKVFSEDFLNSINKTKSGKILYSSYDKTFVIRGKVHKRLVSPIIVQKKPIGYITFFYLDKDAEAENETMFIQRAATSAALYFLNEKTSLEAVENIKAYFFEQLLQKQYSSVPSIVYRGYYMGIDLKEPFFIASLKCISEHLDVTKVELLDQIIQSITRYLEMQSYKILITEYEGSIVMLLPKVDRLNYMLENILKHLSHEHRHIAFQVGMSSQHETIETIDEGLEESRVALRLNTADKIASFEEVSIIGSLINSKNMLTIRRIAKKELNPIFELKDHKRDELLKTLYVFLLNGGNLQQSISDLSLSMSGLMYRITRIEKLLDKDLRNPAVAYELLLMLDALKILGDIDV, from the coding sequence ATGAGAAAACTGGAAACATTTGATCAAAGTGAAGATAAAAAAATCTCGACGACTTCTGCCACTTTCGGGTTATTAAGAAAAGAGTTGATTGAAAACCTGGGAGTTCAGCGCGCAAAATCATTTTTGCTTCGATATGGTTGGAATCTGGGGAAAGCCCATGCAATAGATGTGCTGAAAGTCGGCGGCACGACCGAAGAAATGCTGGAAAAAGCCGGAGCACTGCATTATGAAACCGGCCAGATATCCGAGCTGATATCCAAGCGGGAAGTGATTGTGGATGAACACGGGGAAGTGGAAAGAATTTCGGCAAAAGGGGAATGGGTGGATTCCTTCGAAGTGGCTGAACATGTTAAAAACCACGGGATATCAGATTGCCCAGTCTGCCATACGCTGACAGGTTTTGGGAGCGGTTTCACTTCAACGATTACTGGCCGCCGCGTCTTTCTCCGGGAAATAGAATGCCGAGGCAAAGGGGATGCCACGTGCACGTTTGAAATGAAGCTGGAAGAGGATTGGGACAATGAGGATATGAAAGAAGAAATCCAGTTGTACCAGGAAAGCCGGTTTATCGATGAACTCAATTATACGTATGAACAATTGCTCGACCGTAAAAATTTCATCGAAAAAGCATCTGCCTTCCATGAAACGCTGACGACAAGATTATCCGATGGCGACTCAATTGAAGAGATGATCAGCACCATTTATGAAGCTTTGAATATTCCGGTCTCGATTGAAGATTTGAATTTCCATCCGAGAGTGTACCGGGGAATCGATGAGATCCAGTATAAGGTTTTCAGTGAAGATTTCTTGAACTCCATCAATAAAACTAAAAGCGGTAAAATCCTTTATTCATCATATGATAAGACCTTTGTGATCCGGGGGAAGGTCCATAAGCGGCTTGTGTCGCCGATTATCGTCCAGAAAAAGCCGATCGGCTATATCACTTTTTTCTATTTGGACAAAGATGCCGAAGCGGAAAATGAAACGATGTTTATCCAGCGCGCAGCAACTTCAGCAGCTCTTTACTTTTTGAATGAAAAAACCAGCTTGGAAGCGGTGGAAAACATCAAAGCCTACTTCTTTGAGCAATTACTACAAAAGCAGTATTCCTCAGTTCCAAGCATTGTCTACCGAGGATACTATATGGGCATCGATTTGAAAGAGCCGTTTTTCATTGCCAGTTTAAAATGCATATCTGAACATCTGGACGTCACAAAAGTAGAGCTCCTCGACCAAATCATCCAGTCGATCACGCGGTATTTGGAAATGCAAAGTTATAAGATTCTGATTACCGAATACGAAGGTTCGATTGTCATGCTGCTGCCGAAAGTGGACCGGCTCAACTATATGCTGGAAAATATCCTTAAGCATTTAAGCCATGAACACCGCCATATTGCTTTTCAAGTTGGCATGAGCAGCCAGCATGAAACCATCGAGACGATCGATGAAGGGCTTGAAGAATCAAGAGTTGCGCTGCGCTTGAATACAGCCGATAAAATCGCGTCTTTTGAAGAAGTCAGCATCATCGGTTCGTTGATCAATTCAAAAAACATGCTGACCATCCGGCGCATCGCCAAAAAAGAATTAAATCCAATTTTCGAACTGAAAGACCATAAGCGAGACGAATTGTTAAAGACGCTGTATGTGTTCTTGCTGAATGGCGGAAACCTTCAACAATCGATCAGCGATTTATCTCTGTCGATGAGCGGGCTGATGTACCGCATCACGCGCATTGAAAAATTGCTGGACAAAGATTTGCGCAACCCAGCTGTGGCCTATGAGCTTCTGCTGATGCTGGACGCATTGAAAATTCTCGGCGATATTGATGTATAG
- a CDS encoding FAD-dependent oxidoreductase yields MQDTYNLIIVGAGMAGLCAAAEAAAQGASVLVLEKEKDFGGSSLLSGRYMAFAGTDLQKQEGIDDKSEFLVEDMLAVGEGKNEIELVEAYGEHQFETYEWLVSTGVQFHKVQAVSGHSVPRGHTITPQQAITALYEAAAASGTVEFRTGAVVKRLRKDENERVSQVVFEHAGKTKTASAENAVLLTSGGFSKSEELLENFAPQLTGAIRIGGKGNVGDGIKLASEQGAWLRDFPYLKGTYGFHPTADGPRKSQALAFYKGAIIINKFAERFVNESISYKLIGTEALLQPERITYQIWDQPIMDQGVPGDALYDFEKLLALGLIEKAETLEELAEIIQVPAEKLKTTVKEYNRDIQNGGDQKYGRTTLTHHFGTPTPIHNAPFYAMRTTVAMLATYAGVSVDKSARVLNAFNEPIEGLYAAGEIAGGFHGAGYMTGSSLGKAAIFGRIAVQAALKKQAVL; encoded by the coding sequence ATGCAAGATACTTATAACTTGATCATTGTCGGTGCCGGTATGGCTGGCTTATGTGCAGCGGCGGAAGCAGCTGCACAAGGAGCTTCTGTTTTGGTGCTTGAGAAAGAGAAAGATTTTGGGGGGAGTTCATTGCTCAGTGGACGCTATATGGCGTTCGCCGGAACCGATCTCCAGAAACAAGAAGGCATCGACGATAAATCAGAATTTCTGGTTGAAGATATGCTCGCTGTCGGCGAAGGAAAGAACGAAATTGAATTGGTGGAAGCCTATGGCGAACACCAATTTGAAACTTATGAATGGCTCGTTTCCACTGGGGTCCAGTTCCATAAAGTCCAGGCAGTAAGCGGCCACAGTGTTCCGCGGGGCCACACCATTACGCCGCAGCAGGCTATTACCGCTTTGTATGAGGCGGCAGCAGCATCCGGAACTGTGGAATTTAGAACAGGAGCGGTCGTCAAGCGTCTGCGTAAAGATGAAAATGAGCGTGTTTCACAAGTGGTTTTTGAACATGCCGGCAAGACAAAAACAGCATCAGCTGAGAACGCTGTATTGCTCACTTCAGGCGGCTTTTCGAAAAGCGAGGAATTGCTTGAGAATTTTGCGCCACAATTAACCGGTGCCATTCGCATCGGCGGCAAAGGGAATGTCGGAGACGGCATCAAACTGGCCAGCGAACAAGGTGCATGGCTGCGTGATTTCCCTTATTTAAAAGGGACATATGGCTTTCATCCAACCGCAGACGGTCCCAGAAAATCGCAGGCATTGGCGTTTTATAAAGGCGCCATCATCATCAATAAATTTGCAGAGCGTTTCGTTAATGAATCGATTTCTTATAAGCTGATTGGTACGGAGGCTTTGCTGCAGCCGGAACGAATCACTTATCAGATTTGGGATCAGCCTATTATGGACCAAGGCGTTCCAGGTGATGCTCTTTACGATTTCGAAAAGCTATTGGCTCTCGGATTAATTGAAAAAGCGGAAACGCTGGAGGAGCTTGCAGAAATCATTCAAGTTCCTGCTGAAAAGCTGAAAACCACTGTTAAGGAATATAATAGAGATATCCAAAACGGCGGAGACCAGAAATACGGCCGCACTACCTTAACGCATCATTTCGGAACACCAACACCGATCCACAACGCACCGTTTTACGCAATGCGGACAACAGTGGCGATGCTTGCGACGTATGCGGGCGTCAGTGTCGACAAATCCGCCCGCGTCTTGAATGCGTTCAATGAACCGATTGAAGGCTTATACGCTGCCGGCGAAATTGCGGGCGGATTTCACGGTGCGGGTTATATGACAGGAAGTTCACTCGGCAAAGCCGCTATTTTTGGCAGGATAGCCGTTCAAGCCGCATTAAAAAAACAGGCTGTTCTTTAG
- a CDS encoding acyl-CoA dehydrogenase family protein yields the protein MNPVIQHESKVDVVAAAKSLIPSLRERAKETDEIGRIPEATMNELKALGLFKMLRPKRYGGQEQNMRTYSEAIVEISKGCGSTGWIVALCAIRELMVAESFSEKTHKEIFGQDEDDVLFAGVYEPRKCIAKKVDGGYLIEEGFWMFCSGSQHATWGYFGMPILNDEGKMVDQVLMTLPFSEMEIMDDWNVMGLKGTGSNSVKMHNVFVPDHRCTSFVKALDGNFESAHLRDIPLYHTALFPALILSLGLPGVGMLRSAMEFFKQGLPNRRAAHMGVEFIKDAASTHSIIAEAELKIETAEMFYFKVADDLDASAQAKEYMGRHARVKTLADIGYANQLLKEAMDLLMSASGSGFAYNGHPMQRILLDFLVLHSHRSLSPIITKENFGRVLAGLESNAIRY from the coding sequence ATGAATCCTGTAATCCAACATGAAAGCAAAGTCGACGTGGTAGCAGCGGCAAAATCGCTGATTCCGTCTTTGAGAGAACGCGCAAAAGAAACGGATGAAATCGGCCGTATTCCTGAAGCGACGATGAATGAATTGAAAGCATTGGGATTGTTTAAAATGCTTCGCCCTAAACGCTATGGCGGGCAGGAACAGAATATGCGTACTTACAGTGAAGCAATTGTTGAGATTTCAAAAGGCTGTGGGTCTACTGGCTGGATCGTGGCACTGTGTGCCATACGTGAATTGATGGTGGCCGAGTCATTCAGTGAGAAAACGCATAAAGAAATATTCGGGCAAGATGAAGACGATGTGCTTTTTGCAGGAGTTTACGAACCGCGCAAATGCATCGCCAAAAAAGTGGACGGCGGCTATTTGATAGAAGAAGGGTTCTGGATGTTCTGCTCAGGATCTCAACACGCCACATGGGGATATTTCGGCATGCCAATCCTAAATGACGAAGGCAAGATGGTTGACCAGGTGTTGATGACGCTTCCATTCAGCGAAATGGAAATCATGGATGACTGGAATGTAATGGGCTTGAAAGGAACAGGCAGCAATAGTGTGAAAATGCATAATGTCTTTGTTCCAGATCACCGCTGTACATCGTTCGTCAAAGCGCTTGACGGGAATTTTGAATCTGCCCATTTGCGTGATATTCCGCTTTATCATACAGCGCTTTTCCCGGCATTGATTTTGTCGCTTGGTTTGCCAGGAGTGGGAATGCTGCGTTCAGCAATGGAATTTTTCAAACAAGGTTTGCCGAATCGACGAGCAGCACATATGGGTGTCGAATTTATTAAAGATGCGGCAAGCACACACTCCATTATAGCGGAAGCGGAATTGAAAATTGAAACGGCAGAGATGTTCTACTTTAAAGTCGCAGATGATTTGGATGCCAGCGCACAAGCAAAAGAATACATGGGCCGCCATGCTCGCGTGAAAACGTTAGCGGATATCGGCTATGCCAATCAATTGTTGAAAGAAGCGATGGATTTACTGATGTCAGCAAGTGGATCCGGTTTTGCGTATAACGGACATCCAATGCAGCGAATCCTGCTCGATTTTCTGGTTTTGCACTCTCACCGTTCTTTATCGCCGATCATTACAAAAGAAAACTTCGGACGGGTATTGGCAGGGCTCGAATCGAATGCAATCCGTTATTAA
- the tcuA gene encoding FAD-dependent tricarballylate dehydrogenase TcuA — protein sequence MESRTEYQYETDVVIIGAGNAAMCAALAAQEQGARVMVLEKSPEKEKGGNTTYTHGSIRFAYNGTEDIQAIIPDLEEEDLRMTDFGSYSEEQYYEDLCRMTNYKTDPELASILTGESFETMKWLTQHHINFIPIYGRQAFKINGIFKFWGGMILESVGGGHGLVEALHNEATRQGVRILYDTMAVKLLQDDDGIQGVKVKEQGRSKIIRAKAVVMASGGFHANVEMRTKYLGPKWDVVHTRGSRYNTGEGIQMALDIGALSAGNWSMAHAVTGDRYLPDFQEGFQRLSYPFGILVNTDGQRFLDEGADFRNYTYAKYGRLILEQKDNCAWQIFDGKVSHLLREEYKGKQVTKVKANSLEELAAKMEGVNKEKFLKEIAEYNAAIDEAVPFNPNEKDGRGTEGLEVPKTNWANRIDTAPFEAYAVTCGITFTFGGLKINEQAEVQNTTYQKINGLYAAGEAAGGLFYDNYPGGAGLMAGAVFGKIAGEQAAQYVKTEVAEKV from the coding sequence ATGGAGTCCAGAACAGAGTACCAATATGAAACGGATGTGGTGATTATAGGTGCCGGCAACGCGGCGATGTGTGCAGCTCTGGCTGCGCAGGAACAAGGTGCGCGCGTCATGGTCCTTGAAAAGTCGCCTGAAAAAGAAAAAGGCGGCAATACCACATACACCCATGGTTCGATTCGTTTTGCGTATAACGGAACAGAAGACATACAGGCGATCATCCCGGATCTTGAAGAAGAGGATCTCCGTATGACGGATTTCGGAAGTTATAGTGAAGAGCAGTATTATGAAGACCTTTGCCGCATGACTAATTACAAGACTGATCCTGAATTAGCTTCGATTCTAACGGGTGAAAGTTTTGAAACGATGAAGTGGCTGACACAGCACCACATTAATTTCATTCCCATTTACGGCCGGCAAGCTTTTAAAATCAATGGCATTTTCAAGTTTTGGGGCGGCATGATCCTGGAATCAGTCGGCGGCGGCCATGGATTGGTTGAAGCGCTTCATAACGAAGCAACACGCCAAGGCGTACGAATCTTATACGACACGATGGCCGTTAAATTGCTGCAAGATGACGACGGGATTCAAGGCGTCAAAGTGAAAGAACAAGGGCGCAGCAAAATCATCCGTGCAAAAGCAGTTGTCATGGCTTCCGGTGGTTTCCATGCCAATGTTGAAATGCGCACCAAATACCTCGGTCCTAAATGGGATGTTGTCCATACGCGGGGCAGCCGCTACAATACGGGTGAAGGCATCCAGATGGCTTTGGATATCGGCGCGCTGTCAGCTGGCAACTGGTCGATGGCGCATGCCGTGACGGGAGACCGTTACTTGCCTGATTTTCAAGAGGGTTTCCAGCGGCTGAGCTATCCTTTCGGCATCTTAGTTAATACGGACGGCCAGCGCTTCTTGGATGAAGGCGCCGATTTCCGGAATTATACGTATGCCAAATACGGCCGCTTGATCTTGGAACAAAAAGACAATTGCGCTTGGCAGATCTTCGACGGCAAAGTTTCTCATTTGCTGCGCGAAGAGTATAAAGGCAAACAAGTGACCAAGGTGAAAGCGAACTCGCTTGAAGAACTAGCCGCTAAAATGGAAGGCGTCAATAAAGAAAAATTCCTCAAGGAAATTGCTGAGTACAATGCAGCAATCGATGAAGCAGTGCCGTTTAATCCGAACGAAAAAGACGGCCGGGGAACGGAAGGGCTTGAGGTGCCTAAGACCAATTGGGCGAACCGCATCGACACTGCTCCGTTTGAAGCCTATGCCGTAACTTGCGGCATCACGTTCACATTCGGCGGATTGAAAATCAACGAACAGGCAGAAGTCCAAAACACGACGTACCAGAAGATCAACGGTTTGTATGCTGCCGGTGAAGCGGCTGGGGGATTGTTCTACGATAATTACCCAGGCGGCGCAGGATTGATGGCGGGGGCTGTATTTGGAAAAATTGCGGGTGAACAGGCTGCCCAATATGTGAAAACTGAAGTGGCTGAAAAAGTTTAA
- a CDS encoding SDR family NAD(P)-dependent oxidoreductase, translating into MLTGKVAFVTGGGRGIGRETSLLLASYGANVAVCARSEEECKEVVQAIEEQYGLEAIAVTCDVGDEQAVDRAIEQVKQRFGKIDILINNAGVMSMKPITELSVEEWKWVHDINVHAPFYLSKAVVPEMIERREGVIINISSIWGTKGGPNRSAYISSKHAIIGFSKALGEELKPYGVRVNAVCPGPVDTQMMAVLGAGVNKSSWLQPIDIAHVIVDLCLPKMKAVTASSIEAFGYGQPVAVSQQ; encoded by the coding sequence ATGTTAACAGGAAAAGTGGCATTCGTTACAGGCGGCGGCCGGGGAATCGGCCGTGAAACAAGCCTGCTGCTGGCTTCTTACGGAGCCAATGTGGCAGTTTGTGCCAGAAGCGAAGAAGAATGCAAGGAAGTCGTCCAGGCAATCGAAGAGCAATACGGCTTAGAAGCCATTGCAGTCACTTGCGATGTCGGAGATGAACAAGCAGTAGACCGGGCAATTGAACAAGTGAAACAGCGCTTCGGGAAAATTGACATTTTGATCAACAATGCCGGAGTTATGAGCATGAAGCCGATCACGGAACTGTCCGTCGAAGAATGGAAATGGGTCCATGACATCAATGTCCATGCACCGTTTTATTTAAGCAAAGCGGTCGTTCCGGAAATGATCGAAAGAAGAGAAGGCGTCATCATTAATATTTCTTCTATTTGGGGCACAAAAGGCGGACCGAACCGCAGCGCCTATATTTCATCCAAACATGCCATTATCGGATTTTCAAAAGCATTAGGCGAAGAGTTGAAGCCTTATGGGGTCCGGGTAAACGCCGTTTGTCCTGGTCCGGTCGATACGCAAATGATGGCGGTGCTTGGCGCCGGAGTAAACAAATCCAGCTGGCTGCAGCCGATTGATATCGCGCACGTCATCGTTGATCTTTGTTTACCGAAAATGAAAGCCGTCACTGCTTCTTCGATTGAAGCGTTCGGATACGGCCAGCCGGTCGCAGTTTCACAACAATAA